A section of the Cutibacterium granulosum genome encodes:
- a CDS encoding cobalamin-independent methionine synthase II family protein, with translation MAIRTTHVGSLPRTAELLDANSRRKDMGEQMFAQVLQKSVNDVVSRQHEIGIDWVNDGEYGHAMTESLDFGSWWSYSFSRFGGIELTDEPSELAPPAPGSKITLVDFEDRRDWQDFSDVYADPSSAVLPHSWKRNADDGGSIAPVLPVITGPLTYTGAEAVRQDIDGLVTALDANGIDRRDGFIAAVSPGSAARLHNAYYANDEEVVQACAQVLREEYLAITQAGLTVQIDDPSLAESWDQINPAPSVEDYRRYIQVRCDAINAALEGIDPAQVRLHLCWGSWHGPHITDIPLREIVDNVLTVNAKYLSFEAANARHEHEWTVWDEVDLPKDRVLIPGVVGHSTNVVEHPELVAQRIGRFVQIVGADRVIASTDCGLGGRIHPSLAWAKLNSLAQGARLVD, from the coding sequence ATGGCGATTCGCACCACCCATGTCGGCTCACTGCCGCGCACTGCTGAACTGCTCGATGCAAACTCGAGGAGAAAGGACATGGGGGAGCAGATGTTCGCCCAGGTCCTCCAGAAATCGGTGAATGACGTCGTCTCCCGTCAGCACGAGATCGGAATTGACTGGGTCAATGACGGTGAATACGGCCACGCCATGACGGAATCGCTGGATTTCGGTTCTTGGTGGAGCTACTCGTTCAGCCGCTTCGGCGGCATCGAACTCACCGATGAGCCGTCTGAGTTGGCGCCGCCAGCACCGGGATCCAAGATCACACTCGTCGATTTCGAGGATCGTCGTGACTGGCAGGACTTCTCCGACGTCTATGCGGATCCATCATCTGCAGTTCTGCCACATTCCTGGAAGAGGAACGCTGATGACGGAGGCTCCATCGCACCAGTCCTCCCCGTCATCACCGGGCCGCTCACCTACACAGGCGCTGAGGCGGTACGTCAGGACATCGACGGCCTGGTCACTGCCCTGGACGCCAACGGAATCGATCGTCGGGACGGATTCATCGCCGCGGTCTCGCCCGGCTCGGCAGCCCGTCTGCACAATGCCTACTACGCCAATGACGAGGAGGTCGTGCAGGCCTGTGCCCAGGTGCTTCGCGAGGAGTACCTGGCGATCACCCAGGCCGGGCTGACCGTCCAGATCGACGATCCCTCCCTGGCGGAGTCCTGGGACCAGATCAACCCTGCCCCGAGTGTCGAGGACTATCGGCGGTACATCCAGGTGCGCTGTGACGCGATCAACGCCGCGCTCGAGGGCATCGACCCGGCACAGGTGCGCCTTCACCTGTGTTGGGGTTCGTGGCACGGTCCCCACATCACGGACATCCCGCTGCGGGAGATCGTCGACAATGTGCTCACCGTCAATGCGAAATACCTGTCGTTCGAGGCGGCCAATGCCCGTCACGAGCACGAGTGGACGGTGTGGGACGAGGTGGACCTGCCCAAGGACCGTGTGCTGATACCCGGAGTCGTGGGGCATTCGACCAATGTCGTCGAACACCCCGAGCTCGTTGCCCAGCGGATCGGCCGGTTCGTGCAGATCGTCGGCGCCGATCGGGTCATCGCCTCCACCGACTGTGGTCTCGGCGGTCGGATCCACCCGTCCCTGGCCTGGGCCAAGTTGAATTCCCTGGCACAGGGGGCGCGTCTGGTCGACTGA
- a CDS encoding amidase: MTQMSALETASAIRTGQTSVIEVVEDALDRAHADECHAWSWIDDEGARHTAHELQRKLDAGEVEPGPLFGVPCPIKDLNALAGAPRHLGSRAIGGHPSETDDGIVALLKAAGTVPIGTTTAPEFGLPCYTEPAGRAPTATPWDLARMSGGSSGGAAAAVGDGQVPIAQGSDGGGSIRIPASCCGVVGLKPSRGRVSAGPFGVDGPGLVSGGVITRTVRDTAAALDVISTPMPGDPFSAPPARTSFLTACDHEVPRLRIGVLTEPVIAEADVHPACLDAVTQAATALEGMGHVVEPTTAPFGAQEWSSFQCVWEVGAASIPLPEGCERNAMPMTRWLRREGRRRTGVELAEGLAGIQMISRTVGQHWADYDLIVSPTLAQPPLPHGQLHDDDDPAADFAAQCRFTPWTSLWNITGRPAMSLPLHTSIIDGMELPIGVMIGGPQYSEERLLALGCALLGR; this comes from the coding sequence ATGACCCAGATGAGTGCCCTGGAAACCGCATCGGCCATCCGCACCGGCCAGACGAGCGTGATCGAGGTCGTCGAGGACGCCCTGGACCGGGCCCACGCCGACGAATGCCACGCCTGGAGTTGGATCGACGACGAGGGGGCCCGCCACACCGCACACGAACTGCAACGCAAGCTCGACGCGGGCGAGGTGGAGCCCGGGCCGCTGTTCGGGGTGCCCTGCCCGATCAAGGATCTCAACGCCCTGGCCGGAGCGCCGCGCCACCTTGGCAGCCGCGCCATCGGCGGACACCCCAGCGAGACCGACGATGGCATCGTCGCCCTGCTCAAGGCTGCCGGGACCGTGCCGATCGGCACCACCACCGCCCCGGAGTTCGGCCTGCCCTGCTACACCGAACCTGCTGGACGCGCGCCCACAGCCACCCCGTGGGACCTCGCACGCATGTCCGGCGGATCCTCCGGCGGGGCGGCCGCCGCCGTCGGTGACGGCCAGGTCCCGATCGCCCAGGGCTCCGACGGGGGCGGCTCGATTCGCATTCCTGCCTCGTGCTGCGGGGTCGTCGGCCTCAAACCCAGCCGGGGACGGGTCTCGGCCGGCCCATTCGGGGTGGATGGCCCCGGCCTGGTGAGTGGGGGAGTGATCACCCGTACCGTGCGCGACACCGCAGCAGCCCTGGACGTCATCAGCACGCCCATGCCCGGCGACCCGTTCAGTGCGCCGCCAGCACGAACCAGCTTCCTGACAGCATGCGACCACGAGGTGCCGCGGCTACGCATCGGCGTGTTGACCGAGCCAGTGATTGCCGAGGCCGACGTGCACCCGGCCTGCCTGGACGCCGTCACCCAGGCGGCCACGGCCCTGGAGGGCATGGGCCACGTCGTCGAACCCACGACGGCGCCGTTCGGTGCCCAGGAATGGTCCTCCTTCCAGTGCGTGTGGGAGGTCGGCGCAGCAAGCATTCCGTTGCCCGAGGGGTGTGAGAGGAACGCCATGCCGATGACGCGGTGGCTGCGCAGGGAGGGCCGACGCCGCACCGGCGTGGAACTTGCCGAAGGCCTTGCTGGTATTCAGATGATTTCGCGCACGGTCGGTCAGCACTGGGCAGACTATGACCTCATCGTCAGCCCCACTCTGGCCCAGCCGCCGCTGCCACACGGTCAGCTGCACGATGACGACGACCCGGCAGCCGACTTCGCGGCCCAGTGCCGATTCACGCCGTGGACCAGTCTGTGGAACATCACGGGCCGGCCAGCCATGAGCCTGCCGCTGCACACCAGCATCATCGACGGCATGGAACTGCCGATCGGCGTCATGATCGGTGGGCCACAGTACAGCGAGGAGCGGCTGCTCGCCCTGGGGTGTGCGCTACTGGGACGGTGA
- a CDS encoding acetyl-CoA hydrolase/transferase family protein has protein sequence MSERIANAALRQKVMSADDAAGLIKDGDQIGFGGFTGSGYPKVFPGALAKRIEAAHQRGEKFTVNTLTGASTAPELDGALAGVDGIGWRMPYQSDPTMRSKINDGTSYYTDIHLSESGMMVRQGFFGKVDFAVIEATRITEDGKIVPTSSVGNNSAYCEVADKIIIEVNSWQSEDLEGMHDVYQGFALPPNRKPIPITHPGDRIGTPFLEIDASKVVAIVETDGPDRNSPFKPIDDNSRKIAGFLLDFYGNEVKQGRMPKNLLPLQSGVGNIPNAVLDGLLHSDLEHLTSYTEVIQDGMIDLIDAGKLDVASATAFSLSPDYAHKMNENAAFYRDHIILRPQEISNHPEVIRRLGVIGANGMIEADIYGNVNSTHVMGSRMMNGIGGSGDFTRNAYISAFVSPSTAKNGAISAIVPMVSHVDHTEHDAMVIITEQGIADLRGLAPRQRAPKIIENCAHPDFRPMLQDYYERALRDCKFKHTPHLLGEAYNWHTRFLETGTMQQG, from the coding sequence ATGTCAGAGCGGATTGCCAATGCAGCCCTGCGTCAGAAAGTGATGAGCGCAGACGACGCTGCCGGCCTCATCAAGGATGGCGACCAGATCGGATTCGGTGGATTCACCGGGTCGGGCTACCCCAAGGTGTTCCCGGGCGCACTCGCCAAGCGCATCGAGGCTGCCCATCAGCGCGGCGAAAAGTTCACTGTCAACACCCTCACCGGAGCCTCGACGGCTCCCGAGCTGGATGGTGCCCTGGCCGGTGTGGACGGCATCGGTTGGCGCATGCCCTACCAGTCCGACCCGACGATGCGTTCCAAGATCAACGACGGCACCAGCTACTACACCGACATCCACCTGTCGGAGTCCGGCATGATGGTGCGTCAGGGATTCTTCGGCAAGGTTGACTTCGCCGTCATCGAGGCCACCCGTATCACCGAGGACGGCAAGATCGTCCCCACCTCGTCGGTGGGCAACAACTCCGCCTACTGCGAGGTCGCCGACAAGATCATCATCGAGGTCAACTCGTGGCAGTCCGAGGATCTCGAGGGCATGCACGACGTCTACCAGGGATTCGCGCTGCCCCCCAACCGCAAGCCCATCCCGATCACCCACCCCGGTGACCGCATCGGCACCCCGTTCCTGGAGATCGACGCCAGCAAGGTCGTTGCGATCGTCGAGACCGACGGCCCCGACCGCAACTCGCCGTTCAAGCCGATCGACGACAACTCCCGCAAGATTGCCGGCTTCCTGCTCGACTTCTACGGCAACGAGGTGAAGCAGGGACGCATGCCCAAGAATCTGCTGCCGCTGCAGTCGGGTGTGGGCAACATCCCCAACGCCGTGCTCGACGGCCTGCTGCACTCCGACCTGGAGCACCTCACCTCCTACACCGAGGTGATCCAGGACGGCATGATCGACCTCATCGACGCCGGCAAGCTCGACGTGGCCTCCGCGACGGCCTTCTCGCTGTCGCCGGACTACGCCCACAAGATGAACGAGAACGCGGCCTTCTACCGCGACCACATCATCCTGCGTCCCCAGGAGATCTCGAACCACCCCGAGGTGATCCGTCGTCTGGGCGTCATTGGCGCCAACGGCATGATCGAGGCCGACATCTACGGCAACGTCAACTCGACCCACGTCATGGGCTCGCGCATGATGAACGGCATCGGCGGCTCCGGCGACTTCACCCGCAATGCCTACATCTCGGCCTTCGTCTCCCCGTCGACGGCCAAGAACGGCGCCATTTCGGCGATCGTGCCGATGGTCTCCCACGTGGACCACACCGAGCACGACGCCATGGTCATCATCACCGAGCAGGGTATCGCCGATCTGCGTGGCCTGGCCCCGCGTCAGCGTGCCCCGAAGATCATCGAGAACTGCGCCCACCCGGACTTCCGTCCGATGCTGCAGGACTACTACGAGCGTGCGCTGCGTGACTGCAAGTTCAAGCACACCCCGCACCTGCTCGGCGAGGCCTACAACTGGCACACCCGGTTCCTCGAGACCGGCACCATGCAGCAGGGCTGA
- the serB gene encoding phosphoserine phosphatase SerB: MSSRVILVSDDRSSLRSPGTALWPQAAHMRGTHTDGWTAQIFDYTTTVEADMREVRELASASGADVIHPHGALATQPPGLLVSDVDSTLTRTEAIDLLAQCAGRADEVADVTARAMAGEMDFAESLRARVECLAGLPVGAVEEARRAVVVTPGAKELIAAAHEAGATVGLVSGGFTSMVEPLAAELGADHAVANELEVADGHLTGRLTGEIVDRAAKASWLRRWAAQAIVEAERVIAIGDGANDLDMFDAAGLAIAFCAKPVAVEAARNTVSFERLDAVSAVWCR, translated from the coding sequence ATGAGTTCTCGCGTCATCCTCGTCAGCGACGACCGCTCCAGTCTGCGCTCCCCCGGCACCGCACTGTGGCCGCAGGCCGCCCACATGCGCGGCACCCACACCGACGGCTGGACGGCACAGATCTTCGACTACACCACCACCGTCGAGGCAGACATGCGTGAGGTGCGCGAGTTGGCTTCGGCCAGTGGCGCGGACGTCATCCATCCACACGGGGCGCTCGCCACCCAACCACCCGGACTGTTGGTGAGCGACGTCGACTCCACCCTCACCCGCACCGAGGCGATCGACCTGTTGGCGCAATGTGCTGGGCGGGCGGACGAGGTGGCCGACGTCACCGCTCGAGCGATGGCCGGTGAGATGGACTTCGCCGAGTCGTTGCGGGCCCGGGTCGAATGCTTGGCAGGGTTGCCGGTCGGTGCCGTGGAGGAGGCTCGCCGCGCCGTCGTCGTCACCCCCGGCGCCAAGGAGCTGATTGCGGCTGCCCACGAGGCCGGTGCCACCGTGGGCCTGGTGTCAGGTGGATTCACGTCGATGGTGGAACCGTTGGCAGCCGAGCTCGGAGCAGATCATGCCGTGGCCAACGAGTTGGAGGTGGCCGATGGGCACCTCACGGGGCGGCTCACTGGCGAGATCGTCGACCGGGCCGCCAAGGCGTCCTGGCTGCGCAGGTGGGCCGCGCAGGCCATCGTCGAGGCCGAGCGAGTGATCGCCATCGGTGATGGTGCCAACGACCTCGACATGTTCGACGCGGCCGGACTGGCCATTGCATTCTGCGCCAAGCCGGTGGCCGTGGAGGCCGCCCGCAACACCGTGAGTTTTGAGCGTCTTGACGCGGTGTCGGCAGTGTGGTGCCGGTGA
- a CDS encoding class I SAM-dependent methyltransferase: MDAAELDPVDALIVAESPQIDPPQQDSAHATPDAGSTRTQSPLGSAVWVLNRPRLVPFAGHRVTAWADDCRDLAGIPSTIRLNPLTASPQNLDSPTTTSTPTASPPAESLTDTPPSEKSRERRPGPSPRQHRAADHPSTDRQLVWLDLPQSIDALDELLGCLWHVLGPDAHIIAGGRIKHMTRSMNDVAARWFDEVHASLGVRKARVLHISRPRERPAITGTWPRSNTVDGLTIHAHGGVFHTTGLDAGTALLLSHLDDIAADVRTDVVDLGCGNGIIAAQLARRLPTARVHATDVSWQAVDSTRRTAAANGLDVITHWCDGLADLPDASMDVVVTNPPFHRGTAQDHAPTFAMLTDAARVLRPGGALWCVYNNHLPWAAHLRRFVGQTRQVTRNRHYTVTRTVRK; encoded by the coding sequence ATGGATGCTGCCGAGCTCGACCCCGTTGACGCCCTCATCGTCGCTGAATCACCACAGATTGATCCACCACAGCAGGATTCAGCGCATGCCACGCCCGACGCCGGCTCGACGCGAACACAATCGCCACTGGGCAGCGCCGTCTGGGTGCTGAACCGACCGCGGCTGGTCCCATTCGCCGGGCACCGAGTCACGGCGTGGGCCGACGACTGCCGTGACCTCGCTGGAATCCCCAGCACGATCCGGCTCAACCCTCTGACGGCTTCGCCCCAGAACCTTGATTCCCCGACCACCACATCGACACCTACTGCGTCCCCACCAGCCGAATCCCTGACCGACACACCACCGTCCGAGAAGTCCAGGGAACGCCGTCCCGGTCCTTCGCCCAGGCAGCACCGAGCCGCCGACCATCCAAGCACCGATCGCCAGTTGGTCTGGCTCGATCTTCCCCAGTCGATCGACGCCCTGGACGAGCTGCTCGGCTGTCTGTGGCACGTGCTGGGTCCCGACGCCCACATCATCGCCGGCGGACGGATCAAACACATGACCCGGTCGATGAACGACGTTGCCGCGCGGTGGTTCGACGAGGTCCATGCAAGCCTCGGGGTGCGCAAGGCCCGCGTACTGCACATCTCACGGCCGCGGGAACGCCCGGCGATCACCGGCACGTGGCCACGCAGCAACACCGTGGATGGGTTGACGATTCACGCCCACGGTGGCGTGTTCCACACCACCGGCTTGGACGCCGGAACCGCGCTGCTGCTCTCCCACCTGGACGACATTGCTGCAGACGTGCGCACCGACGTCGTCGACCTGGGATGTGGCAACGGCATCATCGCTGCCCAGCTGGCACGTCGACTGCCCACGGCACGGGTGCACGCCACAGATGTGTCGTGGCAGGCCGTCGACTCCACCCGGCGCACCGCCGCGGCGAATGGTCTGGACGTCATCACCCACTGGTGTGACGGACTGGCCGATCTGCCCGACGCCAGCATGGACGTCGTCGTCACCAATCCGCCCTTCCATCGGGGTACTGCCCAGGATCACGCTCCCACCTTCGCGATGCTCACCGACGCCGCACGGGTACTGCGCCCGGGCGGGGCGCTGTGGTGCGTGTACAACAACCACCTGCCGTGGGCCGCACATCTGCGACGCTTCGTCGGTCAGACGCGCCAGGTCACGCGCAATCGTCACTACACGGTCACGCGAACCGTGCGGAAGTGA